From the Daucus carota subsp. sativus chromosome 8, DH1 v3.0, whole genome shotgun sequence genome, one window contains:
- the LOC108199639 gene encoding probable inactive receptor kinase At4g23740, giving the protein MGAFYIYGYIFLVGFLSFQGNAASFLDADKLALLDFVSNFPHSRSLNWNVSTPVCNNWTGVTCSQDGSRVTAIRLPGVGFTGPIPENTLSRLSALQILSLRSNGISGPFPYDLLNLKNLSYLYLQFNSFSGPLPVNFSNWKNLTSVNLSNNAFNGSIPVSISNLTHLSALNLANNSLSGEIPELELSNLQILDLSNNKLTGNVPKSLQRFPKSRFVGNDLSLSYTHVSGIPDVNPPLKPVPKPKGDGKLSERALLGIIIAGSLLGVIAFAFLLIVCCLKRKRSTDLSGKLEKGGLSPEKAISRSQDANNKLVFFEGCSYIFDLEDLLRASAEVLGKGTFGMAYKAILEDGTSVVVKRLKEVGAGKREFEQQMEMVGSIKHENVIELRAYYYSKDEKLIVCDYYSQGSVAAMLHGKRGEERTPLSWESRLRIAIGAARGIAKVHEENGGKLVHGNIKSSNIFLNPQQYGCVSDLGLSTIMSQLPPLIARAAGYRAPEVSDTRKATQPSDVYSFGVVLLELLTAKSPVHTTGGDELVHLVRWVHSVVREEWTAEVFDLELMKYPGIEEEMVELLQIAMACVVRMPDQRPKMADVVKMIENVRRPIDFDNRPSSEAKSETSTPLPPSLPQSELQVPE; this is encoded by the exons ATGGGAGCTTTTTACATTTATGGTTATATATTCTTGGTGGGTTTTTTGAGCTTTCAAGGAAATGCTGCTAGCTTTCTTGATGCTGACAAGCTAGCATTGCTTGATTTTGTAAGCAATTTCCCTCATTCCAGGTCTTTAAACTGGAATGTATCCACTCCAGTTTGTAACAACTGGACTGGTGTCACTTGTAGTCAAGATGGGTCAAGAGTTACAGCAATAAGATTGCCTGGAGTTGGATTTACTGGGCCCATTCCGGAGAATACTCTAAGCAGGCTGTCAGCATTGCAGATCTTGAGTCTTAGATCCAATGGTATATCTGGGCCTTTCCcttatgatttattgaatttgaagAATTTGAGTTATCTTTATCTTCAATTTAATAGCTTTTCGGGTCCTTTGCCAGTTAATTTCTCGAATTGGAAGAATCTTACTAGTGTTAATTTGTCAAACAATGCCTTTAATGGGAGTATTCCTGTGTCTATTTCGAATTTGACACATCTTTCTGCTTTGAATCTTGCCAACAATTCACTTTCTGGTGAGATACCTGAGTTAGAGTTGAGTAATTTGCAAATTTTGGACTTGTCAAATAATAAGCTCACTGGCAATGTACCTAAATCACTTCAAAGGTTTCCGAAATCAAGGTTTGTTGGTAATGATCTTTCGTTGTCATATACTCATGTAAGTGGAATTCCGGATGTAAATCCACCTTTGAAACCAGTTCCGAAACCTAAGGGTGACGGGAAACTAAGTGAAAGAGCGTTGCTTGGAATTATAATTGCTGGTAGCCTTCTTGGGGTCATTGCATTTGCCTTCCTTTTGATTGTTTGTtgcttaaaaagaaaaagaagtacTGATTTGTCGGGGAAACTGGAGAAAGGGGGACTGTCACCAGAGAAAGCAATTTCAAGAAGTCAagatgcaaacaataagttggTTTTCTTTGAAGGGTGTAGCTACATATTTGATTTGGAAGATTTGTTGAGAGCTTCTGCAGAGGTACTTGGAAAGGGAACATTTGGTATGGCTTATAAGGCGATATTAGAGGATGGAACTTCAGTAGTGGTGAAGAGGTTGAAGGAAGTTGGTGCCGGGAAACGGGAATTCGAACAGCAAATGGAAATGGTAGGGAGTATCAAACATGAAAATGTGATTGAGCTGAGGGCATACTACTACTCCAAGGATGAGAAACTTATTGTGTGCGATTACTACAGTCAGGGAAGTGTTGCTGCAATGTTGCATG GTAAAAGAGGAGAGGAGAGGACTCCTTTAAGTTGGGAATCCCGACTAAGGATAGCCATAGGGGCAGCACGAGGTATAGCAAAAGTCCACGAGGAAAACGGGGGAAAGCTTGTCCATGGAAacataaaatcatcaaacatCTTTCTAAATCCTCAACAATATGGTTGTGTATCAGATCTTGGTTTGTCAACAATCATGAGTCAATTACCTCCACTCATCGCTCGTGCTGCTGGCTACCGGGCCCCTGAGGTCTCAGATACACGCAAAGCCACGCAACCATCAGATGTCTATAGCTTTGGTGTTGTATTACTGGAGCTCCTCACTGCTAAATCCCCTGTCCATACTACGGGAGGGGATGAGCTTGTACATCTGGTCCGATGGGTGCATTCGGTGGTAAGAGAAGAGTGGACTGCTGAAGTGTTTGATCTAGAGCTAATGAAGTACCCAGGTATAGAAGAAGAGATGGTGGAGCTTTTACAAATAGCGATGGCATGTGTGGTTAGAATGCCAGACCAGCGCCCAAAAATGGCGGATGTAGTAAAAATGATTGAAAATGTAAGGCGGCCGATTGATTTTGACAACCGCCCATCTTCCGAAGCTAAATCAGAAACTTCAACTCCCCTACCGCCATCACTTCCACAGTCCGAACTGCAAGTCCCAGAATGA
- the LOC108198347 gene encoding LOW QUALITY PROTEIN: soluble starch synthase 3, chloroplastic/amyloplastic (The sequence of the model RefSeq protein was modified relative to this genomic sequence to represent the inferred CDS: deleted 4 bases in 2 codons; substituted 1 base at 1 genomic stop codon) produces MMDFVFSEREDGGVFDNKLGMDYHIPVFGGIAKEPPMHIVHIAVEMAPIAKVGGRTFGDVATSLSRAVQNLNHTVDIIFPKYDCLNLKXVEEFHFHKSYFWGGTEIKVWFGKVEGLSVYFLEPQNGLFWTGCIYGCKNDGDRFGFFCHAALEYLLQSGSNPDIIHCHDWSSAPVAWLFKDHYMHYGVSKARVVFTIHNLEFGAHLIGKAMAYVDKATTVSPTYSQEVSGNPAISPHLNKFHDILNGIDPDIWDPYNDKVLPVCHTSENVFEGKRAAKEALQQKLGLKRVDLPLVGIITRLTHQKGIHLIKHAICRTLDRGRQVVLLLGSAPDPRIQNDFVNMASHLHSSHNDRARLCLTYDEPLSHLIICGTYSSVLGGADFILVPSIFEPCGLTQLTAMRYGSIPIVHKTGGLYDTVFDVDHDKERAQARGLEPNGFNFEGADAAGVDYAVNRAISAWYDGRDWFNSLCKLVMEQDWSWNRPGLDYLELYNAARKL; encoded by the exons ATGATGGACTTTGTATTTAGCGAGAGGGAAGATGGAGGGGTTTTTGACAATAAATTGGGTATGGATTACCACATCCCTGTCTTTGGAGGGATAGCAAAGGAACCACCTATGCATATTGTACATATTGCTGTTGAAATGGCTCCCATTGCTAAG GTGGGAGGT CGGACTTTCGGTGATGTAGCTACCAGTCTTTCCAGAGCTGTTCAGAATCTGAACCACACTGTTGACATAATTTTTCCCAAGTATGACTGCTTGAACCTTAA ATAGGTGGAGGAATTTCATTTTCACAAAAGCTACTTTTGGGGTGGGACGGAAATAAAAGTTTGGTTTGGCAAGGTAGAAGGCTTATCTGTCTACTTCTTGGAGCCTCAAAACGG TCTCTTTTGGACAGGGTGCATTTATGGCTGTAAGAATGATGGGGATAGATTTGGTTTTTTCTGCCATGCTGCTCTTGAGTATCTTCTTCAGAGCGGGTCTAATCCT GATATTATTCACTGCCATGATTGGTCTAGTGCTCCAGTTGCATGGTTGTTTAAGGATCATTACATGCACTATGGTGTTAGTAAAGCTCGTGTCGTCTTCACAATTCATAACCTTGAATTTGGTGCACATTTAATTGGCAAAGCGATGGCATATGTAGACAAGGCAACAACG GTATCTCCCACTTACTCACAAGAGGTTTCGGGAAATCCTGCAATTTCTCCACATCTTAACAAATTCCACGACATATTAAATGGAATAGACCCAGATATATGGGACCCTTATAATGACAAAGTCCTTCCT GTATGTCACACTTCAGAAAATGTATTTGAAGGTAAAAGGGCAGCCAAGGAAGCCTTGCAACAAAAACTTGGTCTCAAAAGAGTCGATCTTCCTCTGGTAGGAATTATAACTCGTTTAACTCATCAGAAAGGAATCCACCTTATTAAACATGCCATCTGCCGCACACTGGATCGTGGCAGACAG GTTGTGTTATTACTAGGTTCAGCTCCAGATCCTCGCATTCAAAATGATTTTGTTAATATGGCAAGTCATTTGCACTCTTCCCATAATGACCGTGCACGACTCTGTCTGACATATGATGAGCCTCTTTCTCACTTG ATTATTTGTGGAACTTATAGTAGCGTCCTGGGTGGTGCAGACTTTATTCTGGTCCCTTCAATATTTGAACCGTGTGGACTAACTCAACTTACTGCCATGAGATATGGGTCAATACCTATTGTTCATAAAACTGGAG GGCTCTATGATACTGTATttgatgttgaccatgataAAGAGAGAGCACAAGCACGAGGTCTTGAACCTAATGGATTCAATTTTGAGGGAGCTGACGCTGCTGGTGTTGACTATGCTGTCAATAG AGCAATTTCTGCTTGGTATGATGGTCGGGATTGGTTCAACTCATTATGCAAGCTTGTGATGGAGCAAGACTGGTCTTGGAACAGACCAGGTCTTGACTACCTGGAGCTTTACAATGCAGCTCGAAAGTTGTAG
- the LOC108198349 gene encoding arogenate dehydratase 3-like codes for MYFNHYLQQIFSSSPNDGSKVRVAYQGVPGAYSEAAALKAYPKCETVPCDQFEAAFKAVELWLVDKAVLPIENSVGGSIHRNYDLLLRHRLHIVGEVKLVVNRCLLGLPGVRKEDLKRVLSHPQIASKVLDQCEMTLNKLGVVRVNYDDTAGAAQVVAADRIRDTGAVASSRAAENIWA; via the exons ATGTACTTC AACCACTATCTGCAACAGATTTTTTCATCTTCTCCTAACGACGGTTCTAAAGTGCGAGTTGCATATCAA GGGGTGCCAGGTGCATATAGTGAGGCTGCTGCACTTAAAGCATATCCGAAGTGCGAGACTGTCCCATGTGACCAGTTTGAAGCTGCATTCAAG GCAGTTGAACTCTGGTTAGTGGACAAAGCAGTGCTTCCTATTGAGAATTCTGTAGGTGGGAGCATTCATCGTAATTATGACTTGCTCCTTCGGCACAGGCTACACATAGTCGGGGAAGTGAAATTAGTTGTTAACCGTTGTCTGTTAGGCTTGCCCGGAGTCAGGAAGGAGGATTTAAAGCGTGTTTTAAGCCACCCTCAG ATTGCTAGTAAA GTGTTGGATCAATGCGAGATGACATTGAACAAGTTGGGTGTTGTCAGAGTCAATTATGATGATACCGCTGGTGCTGCTCAG GTTGTAGCCGCTGATAGAATAAGAGATACCGGAGCTGTTGCAAGTTCCCGAGCTGCAGAAAATATATGGGCTTGA